One stretch of Harmonia axyridis chromosome 1, icHarAxyr1.1, whole genome shotgun sequence DNA includes these proteins:
- the LOC123679087 gene encoding uncharacterized protein LOC123679087, which yields MADQKQKDEEHVEEEEDEYCTDSVDISAEIEGRRSSVDEHIVRLTSDILQEKTYSLDMTPYNEKINFQDRIDINISQMREISQFLNVKCGMIDKMNILMCILTFKIFDIQHNFNVKLDSLKSQRENIMLSKADESMIPVELLELDRVMREMQYRHHEKSISYKQQKIDMQLEYERVIGILDEQLEYMKKNLKRLKEEHERFLADTQRAEPLLIDYIIQAAVEEFTVVIEQFEFKQKKGWKSLYGDEEILDTLQSRGLAVSKSGYILTEAGEKLSYSEAEKRNLLEGLDFRDRTLSKDETNEDIVPTPSSVQTIEESEKESLASQISTEDVSYLKETLGKPLTLAIAEITAKQPRDPIHYLGHWLFKYRYNQELDITQKQEFEALMVERNRLLKEKLQRLYEEEAKLVIFEMINNAENEAIRKELERILREQVMGGEDEENEQANKEYEELKNLLKSMQKN from the exons ATGGCAGACCAAAAACAGAAAGATGAAGAACATGTTGAGGAAGAGGAGGATGAATATTGCACTGATAGTGTGGACATTTCAGCCGAAATCGAAGGACGAAG GTCTTCGGTAGATGAGCACATAGTCAGATTAACCAGCGACATCCTGCAAGAGAAAACTTACTCATTGGACATGACACCTTACAATGA AAAGATAAATTTTCAAGACAGGATTGATATCAACATTTCACAGATGAGAGAAATATCTCAATTCTTAAATGTAAAATGTGGAATGATTGATAAAATGAATATCCTGATGTGCATTTTGACTTTCAAAATTTTCGATATTCAACATAATTTCAatgttaaacttgattctttgAAATCTCAAAGAGAAAACATAATGTTGAGTAAAGCTGATGAAAGCATGATACCAGTAGAGCTTCTCGAATTGGACAGAGTAATGAGGGAAATGCAGTATCGTCATCATGAAAAATCTATAAGCTATAAGCAACAAAAAATT gATATGCAATTAGAATATGAGAGAGTAATAGGTATATTAGACGAACAACTGgaatacatgaaaaaaaatctcaaaaggcTAAAAGAAGAACATGAAAGATTCCTTGCGGATACCCAAAGAGCCGAACCACTTCTAATCGACTACATAATACAAGCTGCTGTAGAAGAATTTACTGTGGTTATCGAACAGTTTGAATTCAAGCAGAAAAAAGGATGGAAATCTTTGTATGGCGATGAGGAGATATTAG ATACTCTACAATCCAGAGGACTTGCGGTTTCAAAATCTGGATATATTCTCACAGAAGCTGGGGAAAAATTGAGTTACAGTGAAGCTGAAAAAAGAAACTTGCTAGAGGGTCTAGATTTTCGAGATAGAACCCTCAGTAAAGATGAAACAAACGAAGACATTGTTCCTACTCCATCTTCTGTTCAGACAATTGAAGAATCAGAAAAAG AGAGTCTCGCTAGTCAAATATCTACAGAAGATGTGTCATACCTTAAAGAAACGCTAGGAAAACCATTGACTCTAGCAATAGCGGAGATAACCGCAAAGCAGCCAAGAGATCCCATACATTACCTAGGACACTGGTTATTCAAATACCGTTACAATCAAGAGTTGGACATCACACAAAAACAGGAGTTTGAGGCTCTAATGGTGGAAAGGAACAGATTACTGAAGGAAAAATTG CAACGGCTGTATGAAGAAGAAGCGAAGTTGGTAATTTTCGAAATGATCAACAACGCAGAAAATGAAGCGATTAGAAAAGAACTCGAAAGAATTCTGAGGGAGCAGGTAATGGGAGGTGAAGATGAGGAAAACGAACAGGCAAATAAAGAATATGAAGAACTGAAGAATCTACTGAAATCgatgcaaaaaaattaa